Proteins from a genomic interval of Kitasatospora herbaricolor:
- a CDS encoding response regulator codes for MNYILIVDDEPRLLRALKINLHARHYSVFTAATGAQALDLAGHDLPGAVLLDLGLPDLDGMDVIRGLRAWSAVPIIVVSGRDNPAEKIRALDAGADDYLTKPFVMEELMARLRAVLRRPPGEPAPTRAVIGGHEIDVAAATVTGPDGPVRLTPTEWRILTILVASPGRLVPGRQILREIWGPAQEERGNYLRVHLAGLRRKLEPEPARPRHLITEPGIGYRYQP; via the coding sequence GTGAACTACATCCTCATCGTCGACGACGAACCCCGGCTCCTGCGGGCCCTGAAGATCAATCTCCACGCCCGGCACTACTCCGTCTTCACAGCCGCCACCGGTGCCCAGGCCCTCGACCTCGCGGGTCACGACCTGCCGGGTGCGGTCCTGCTCGACCTCGGCCTGCCCGACCTCGACGGCATGGACGTCATCCGCGGCCTGCGCGCCTGGAGCGCCGTGCCGATCATCGTCGTCTCCGGGCGCGACAACCCCGCCGAGAAGATCAGGGCCCTCGACGCCGGCGCCGACGACTACCTGACCAAACCCTTCGTCATGGAGGAACTGATGGCCCGCCTCCGGGCGGTGCTGCGTCGCCCCCCGGGAGAGCCGGCGCCCACCCGGGCCGTGATCGGCGGGCACGAGATCGACGTCGCGGCGGCCACCGTGACCGGCCCCGACGGGCCCGTACGCCTCACCCCGACCGAGTGGAGGATCCTCACGATCCTGGTGGCCAGCCCCGGCCGGCTGGTGCCCGGCCGGCAGATCCTGCGCGAGATCTGGGGCCCCGCCCAGGAGGAGCGCGGCAACTACCTGCGGGTCCACCTGGCCGGCCTGCGCCGCAAACTCGAACCCGAGCCGGCCCGCCCCCGGCACCTGATCACGGAGCCCGGGATCGGCTACCGGTACCAACCATGA